A region of Thermococcus argininiproducens DNA encodes the following proteins:
- a CDS encoding helix-turn-helix domain-containing protein: MLTRTELRVLSALHKPTSLRELSAQLGLSRARVSTITRSLEIKGLIERKREGKKIMVLPSSTKPLELFHELLARFPHMNFASLLAGRNLKVIGGMAIEKPRAAWEIALRANVSRYTVHHVLSGLMERLIVGKNEEGYFITKRFSLIKEFANEYFRLQNSIKAKSFSEDATIVWSGVNEFILATRSFNDKTLDLFQLTGLARFGDFGLTIISPGVYHYYWPSKQITLEEAIVHALVVSEPGTRELLYIITLLKAKKFNTAKLRRLALKFDVLEIINEIIEYLNGKEKGYPFPSRREVEEVYHQYFGRLKR, encoded by the coding sequence ATGCTCACCAGAACAGAACTCAGGGTTCTCTCAGCACTCCATAAACCAACATCCCTTAGAGAACTCTCCGCTCAACTGGGCCTTTCCAGGGCAAGAGTCTCCACAATTACCAGATCTCTTGAAATAAAGGGTCTCATAGAGAGAAAAAGGGAAGGCAAAAAGATCATGGTTCTTCCCTCCAGTACCAAACCCCTTGAGCTCTTTCATGAGCTCTTAGCTAGGTTTCCCCATATGAACTTTGCCTCTCTCCTCGCAGGCAGAAACCTCAAAGTAATCGGTGGGATGGCCATCGAAAAGCCAAGAGCCGCATGGGAAATCGCTCTAAGGGCCAACGTGAGCCGCTACACTGTGCATCACGTTTTGAGTGGACTAATGGAAAGGCTCATCGTTGGGAAAAACGAAGAGGGCTACTTCATTACAAAGCGTTTCTCACTCATCAAGGAATTCGCAAATGAATACTTCCGGCTGCAGAACTCAATAAAAGCCAAGAGCTTCAGCGAAGATGCAACAATTGTATGGAGCGGTGTTAATGAGTTCATACTCGCCACGAGAAGCTTCAATGACAAGACATTAGATCTGTTCCAGCTTACAGGTTTGGCCCGTTTTGGAGACTTTGGTCTCACCATAATATCGCCGGGAGTTTACCACTACTACTGGCCTTCCAAGCAGATAACGCTCGAAGAGGCTATTGTTCATGCATTGGTCGTTTCAGAACCCGGTACAAGAGAGCTCCTTTACATAATAACCCTCCTAAAGGCTAAAAAATTCAACACCGCTAAGCTCAGACGTCTTGCCCTCAAGTTTGATGTTCTCGAGATTATTAACGAGATTATTGAATATCTCAATGGAAAAGAGAAAGGCTATCCATTCCCCTCTCGAAGAGAGGTTGAAGAAGTTTATCACCAGTATTTCGGGAGGTTAAAAAGGTGA
- a CDS encoding ATP-binding protein — protein sequence MIEQFNPWWKGKEFIGEDEDYGKWKESKVRWIPETIEKISLEPFSLNFIFGPRQVGKTTLLKLIIKNLLDTGVDPKAIFYVRCDYLSDYKELMEVLDEYMELRRIEGVEGSYFLLDEITFLREWFRAIKLYIDMGRFKRDVLILTGSLSMYLKGEVETFPGRRGGGRDLIMYPLSFREFVKVAAPELYSRIPKIKAATEIEKCLKLISWKEELYDLFVLYLKSGGFPRAVKDVLEKGKVSEETYDTYLSWIRGDLIRLGKSEGIAKRIIKAILEKVPSPVAWNTIAKEVEVGSHKTVFSYVEFFEKSFVLEVLQYFNPNTLKPEFKKEKKIHFIDPFLYSLFSRWCLIEGPSEDKIVESVVASHLARKYEVGYWRNGSEIDVVTKEGIGFEVKWRKNAKPSRVKVGKIRNVVTLSKEDFSTDPLMIPVYLFLACLDV from the coding sequence ATGATTGAACAGTTCAATCCATGGTGGAAAGGAAAAGAGTTTATAGGAGAAGATGAAGATTACGGTAAATGGAAAGAAAGCAAGGTTAGATGGATCCCGGAAACTATTGAAAAGATCTCACTAGAGCCGTTTTCCCTGAATTTCATATTTGGTCCACGGCAGGTTGGCAAGACAACCCTTCTAAAGCTCATCATAAAAAATCTCTTGGACACGGGAGTTGATCCTAAAGCGATATTTTATGTGCGGTGTGATTATCTAAGCGATTACAAAGAACTTATGGAGGTCTTGGATGAGTATATGGAGCTCAGGAGGATTGAAGGGGTTGAGGGATCTTATTTTCTCTTGGATGAGATTACATTTCTGAGGGAATGGTTCAGGGCAATAAAGCTCTACATTGACATGGGGAGATTTAAAAGGGATGTTCTGATCCTGACAGGTTCCCTCAGCATGTATCTTAAAGGCGAGGTTGAAACTTTCCCGGGCAGGAGGGGGGGAGGAAGGGACCTCATAATGTATCCTCTAAGCTTTAGGGAATTTGTAAAAGTTGCTGCACCGGAGCTTTACTCAAGAATTCCCAAGATTAAAGCTGCCACTGAGATTGAAAAATGTCTGAAGCTAATATCATGGAAAGAAGAACTGTACGACCTTTTTGTTCTCTATCTGAAGAGCGGTGGGTTCCCGAGGGCTGTGAAAGATGTTCTTGAGAAAGGCAAAGTAAGTGAGGAGACTTATGATACCTACCTCTCTTGGATCAGAGGGGATTTGATCAGGCTGGGAAAGAGTGAAGGTATTGCAAAAAGGATAATAAAAGCCATCCTTGAGAAGGTTCCATCCCCTGTAGCTTGGAACACAATTGCAAAAGAAGTTGAGGTTGGTTCTCATAAAACGGTTTTTAGTTACGTTGAATTTTTTGAGAAAAGTTTTGTCCTTGAAGTTCTGCAGTACTTTAATCCCAACACCCTAAAACCGGAGTTCAAAAAAGAGAAGAAGATTCACTTCATAGATCCATTTTTGTATAGCCTCTTTTCACGTTGGTGTTTGATTGAAGGTCCGAGTGAGGATAAGATCGTTGAAAGTGTCGTTGCGTCGCACCTGGCCAGAAAGTACGAGGTTGGCTACTGGAGGAACGGGAGCGAAATTGATGTGGTAACAAAAGAGGGTATTGGCTTTGAAGTCAAATGGCGGAAAAATGCCAAACCTTCGAGAGTTAAGGTAGGAAAAATAAGAAATGTCGTGACATTATCAAAAGAGGATTTCTCCACTGATCCTTTGATGATCCCGGTTTACCTGTTTCTTGCATGCCTTGATGTTTGA
- a CDS encoding type II toxin-antitoxin system VapC family toxin, with protein MIVIDSSAFSKFLLKEEGWEKVIPYLDPNLEPYAVDMLTIETTNVIWKYMKRYRLITREQAMGLYGQMVKLIREEVITLETGRKYLQEALKIAVDYDISIYDGLFLAQARNLKAKLVTSDKKQRDVAEKIGLEVAYVNYPALTDRAL; from the coding sequence GTGATAGTCATTGACTCTTCAGCCTTTTCAAAGTTCTTACTAAAGGAAGAAGGCTGGGAAAAGGTAATCCCTTACTTAGACCCCAACTTGGAACCGTATGCCGTAGACATGTTAACCATTGAGACTACAAACGTGATATGGAAATACATGAAAAGGTACAGGCTAATAACGAGAGAGCAAGCCATGGGGCTTTATGGACAAATGGTAAAGCTCATAAGGGAGGAGGTTATAACGCTGGAGACAGGGAGGAAATATTTGCAAGAAGCTTTGAAAATTGCTGTAGATTACGACATTTCCATTTATGATGGCTTGTTTTTGGCACAAGCTAGAAATTTAAAAGCCAAACTTGTTACAAGCGATAAAAAACAAAGAGACGTGGCGGAAAAAATTGGACTGGAAGTAGCGTACGTGAACTACCCTGCCCTTACGGACAGGGCTTTGTGA
- a CDS encoding RNA-guided endonuclease InsQ/TnpB family protein yields MLMYLTQKNHLRVDKKTYKLLRTLTHLSKDLYNLTLYVTRQHYELNGSFLPFVKAYHLLKNSIPYKLLPSQAAQQTMKIVERNYRSFFKLLKERQKGNYNKPTHPPRFLPKDGHFLLIFPYQSFKIKEDKVILTLGRNFAKKFGVMHLEIPLPNNVKDHRIKEVRILPRYNALWFEVEYVYEVQPEKRDLDYSKYLAIDLGVDNFATCVDTTGTAFIVEGRWLKSFNRWWNKKKAKLQSQYDKQGVKFGRRMARLLRKRKSVMNNFMNQAVNYIIKYCLENKIGSIVIGELEEAKQRASLGKVNNQNFQFIPYGLFKRKLKAKCERYGINFVEVDEAYTSKADALALEPLEKKEKYWGKRLCRGLYQSSTGVLINADVNGALNILRKVAGDSSVGRIAGSGRVNRPVRVRLPATGRQMNSHKALSVRAG; encoded by the coding sequence ATGCTAATGTACTTAACGCAAAAGAATCACTTGCGAGTGGACAAGAAAACGTACAAACTCCTTCGCACTTTAACTCACTTATCCAAAGACCTCTACAACCTAACCTTGTACGTGACTAGGCAACACTATGAACTGAACGGCTCGTTCCTACCATTCGTTAAAGCCTACCACTTGCTCAAAAACAGCATCCCATACAAATTATTGCCAAGTCAAGCAGCTCAACAAACCATGAAAATCGTGGAGAGAAATTACAGATCATTCTTCAAACTTTTAAAGGAAAGGCAAAAAGGGAACTACAATAAACCAACTCACCCGCCAAGGTTTTTGCCGAAAGACGGGCACTTCCTCCTAATCTTCCCCTACCAGTCCTTCAAGATTAAAGAGGATAAAGTTATTCTAACTCTCGGCCGAAACTTTGCCAAAAAGTTTGGCGTAATGCACTTGGAAATTCCCCTCCCCAATAATGTCAAGGATCACAGGATCAAGGAAGTTCGCATTTTGCCAAGGTATAACGCCCTCTGGTTTGAGGTGGAGTACGTTTACGAGGTTCAGCCTGAAAAGAGGGATTTGGATTACTCAAAGTACTTGGCCATCGATTTGGGCGTGGATAATTTCGCAACTTGTGTAGACACCACCGGGACGGCCTTCATCGTTGAAGGCCGGTGGTTAAAAAGCTTTAACCGGTGGTGGAATAAGAAAAAGGCCAAACTCCAAAGCCAGTATGACAAACAAGGAGTAAAATTCGGCAGAAGGATGGCCCGGCTTTTGAGGAAGAGGAAGAGCGTGATGAATAATTTTATGAATCAAGCCGTGAATTACATAATCAAGTACTGCTTGGAGAATAAGATTGGAAGCATTGTTATTGGCGAATTGGAGGAGGCGAAGCAGAGGGCTTCCTTGGGCAAAGTGAATAATCAGAACTTCCAATTCATTCCTTATGGTCTCTTCAAGCGAAAGTTAAAAGCCAAGTGTGAGCGTTACGGGATTAACTTCGTTGAAGTTGATGAAGCTTACACTAGCAAGGCAGATGCTTTGGCTTTAGAGCCTTTGGAAAAGAAGGAGAAATATTGGGGTAAAAGACTCTGTAGGGGGTTGTACCAATCCTCCACAGGTGTGTTAATTAATGCTGATGTGAATGGTGCTTTGAACATTTTGCGGAAAGTAGCCGGCGATTCCTCCGTTGGGAGGATAGCCGGTAGTGGCCGCGTGAACCGGCCGGTGAGAGTGAGGCTACCGGCAACGGGACGCCAAATGAACTCTCACAAAGCCCTGTCCGTAAGGGCAGGGTAG
- a CDS encoding type II toxin-antitoxin system VapC family toxin yields MNTGRAVKPELIYMDTGALVAFFDKGDKNHEAAMNYFESSVLEGAKFVVGRPVLAEFINGASKVNGKRVAIQLKNILFSSNYIIIENETEEDWKKAWEIFEKFNDQDGMDLVDCLSFAIMERLEITKAFTFDSDFATYGFAVVPKPSKQRKKQKKV; encoded by the coding sequence ATGAATACGGGACGTGCGGTAAAACCTGAACTCATTTACATGGACACGGGAGCATTAGTCGCTTTTTTCGACAAGGGGGACAAGAATCATGAAGCCGCGATGAACTACTTTGAATCCTCTGTCCTGGAAGGTGCGAAATTCGTAGTTGGACGCCCTGTCCTTGCAGAATTTATTAACGGTGCTTCAAAGGTAAACGGAAAACGCGTCGCAATACAGCTCAAAAACATACTTTTCTCCAGCAATTACATAATCATCGAGAACGAGACTGAAGAAGACTGGAAAAAAGCATGGGAAATCTTTGAAAAATTCAATGATCAAGATGGCATGGATTTGGTGGACTGCCTGAGCTTTGCAATTATGGAGCGTCTTGAAATCACCAAGGCATTTACTTTTGATAGTGACTTTGCAACTTATGGTTTTGCAGTAGTTCCCAAGCCTTCAAAACAAAGGAAGAAGCAAAAGAAGGTGTGA
- a CDS encoding putative toxin-antitoxin system toxin component, PIN family: MSSVLGGPTASPMRVIMGVEKGIIVNYISRDMLKLLQLKLSSNKIQREIEKRYTDPIARFKPYVIFQLIQSKSRLVDPNIMVNASPDPEDNEVLSVACYVNADYLITLDQEDILSLRDPNSKEIIIEDDEGKEVCRFKIVTPREFLSELYEIGIRL; this comes from the coding sequence GTGTCCTCCGTGTTAGGAGGACCAACGGCGAGTCCAATGAGAGTGATAATGGGCGTTGAAAAAGGCATTATCGTGAATTATATATCACGAGATATGCTTAAGCTACTTCAATTAAAATTAAGTAGCAATAAAATTCAACGAGAGATTGAGAAGAGGTATACTGATCCAATTGCCAGATTTAAACCATATGTGATCTTTCAGTTGATACAATCTAAATCAAGATTGGTCGATCCGAATATAATGGTTAATGCAAGTCCAGATCCAGAAGATAATGAAGTATTATCAGTGGCATGCTACGTTAATGCAGATTACCTTATAACATTAGATCAAGAAGATATTCTTTCATTGAGGGATCCAAACAGCAAAGAAATTATAATTGAAGACGATGAAGGAAAAGAGGTTTGTAGATTTAAGATAGTAACACCAAGAGAGTTCCTAAGTGAATTATATGAAATAGGAATACGCCTTTAA
- a CDS encoding AbrB/MazE/SpoVT family DNA-binding domain-containing protein, translating to MEVLAKFHVIVHKIGRIIIPVGTRKFYGIEHGDFVEVKILKYENNKKPREGTFTARVGEQGSIFIPKPLREIMDIKPGDVIEVLLLAHYKAKEVQTK from the coding sequence ATGGAAGTTCTGGCCAAGTTCCATGTAATTGTCCACAAAATCGGCAGGATAATAATCCCAGTAGGTACAAGAAAGTTCTATGGTATAGAACACGGCGATTTCGTCGAGGTTAAAATATTAAAATATGAAAACAATAAAAAACCAAGAGAAGGCACTTTTACAGCCCGAGTTGGTGAACAAGGTTCCATATTCATCCCAAAACCTCTGAGAGAAATTATGGACATAAAACCCGGAGATGTGATAGAAGTATTATTACTCGCCCACTACAAAGCCAAAGAAGTCCAAACGAAGTGA
- a CDS encoding helix-turn-helix domain-containing protein — protein MRVHKEKYKKAVKMLEEGKSYREISKELGLSFSQIRDISRNMGIYVDLEERKRELRRLKREIKKLERYKAQLEKEIEKKRSIIEGLEEAVEELNSIDKLVEDILHKFYMGGRLYIPKEFRDLEEKMKKFHGSVVRLNASVYVEKAIKVLEKVSH, from the coding sequence ATGAGAGTACACAAGGAGAAATATAAGAAAGCAGTGAAGATGTTAGAGGAGGGCAAGTCATACAGGGAAATATCAAAAGAACTGGGACTGTCATTTTCGCAAATAAGAGATATAAGTAGGAATATGGGCATTTACGTGGATTTAGAAGAGAGGAAAAGAGAATTGAGGAGGCTGAAGAGAGAAATCAAAAAGTTAGAGAGGTACAAGGCCCAACTGGAAAAGGAAATAGAGAAAAAAAGGAGTATTATCGAAGGGTTGGAAGAGGCCGTTGAGGAGTTAAACTCAATCGACAAGCTCGTGGAGGATATTCTTCATAAGTTTTACATGGGAGGACGCCTTTACATTCCTAAGGAGTTTAGGGATTTGGAGGAAAAGATGAAGAAGTTTCACGGGTCTGTTGTAAGGTTAAATGCTTCAGTTTATGTTGAAAAAGCCATTAAAGTGCTGGAAAAGGTTAGCCACTAG
- a CDS encoding flippase, producing the protein MSLKKRLMVNASWLLAGQTLHKMISYLIILLISRTLGDVGLGQYSFVISFTGFVSYLSDFGINYYIMRELARDKSKKSLVSYALGFKLVLAVLDWFLIVFLAFNLNKDPVVKTSIILYGLGAVLNTIGLLFTSAIFAHEVTKYETYSLVTERTMTFLLGGAVLLITKSLFAFFVVLTVDLFLLNFLRIYFGSRYVSPKPQFDLGKWREILSKSHVFWFIYLFSFIYFNTDIIMLGLMKPDEVVGWYKAGYFFIQAAMLVPWVVVNTTMPSISRLWVEDKSTLRVLFKRAFQLLLAVGVAGALGIYVSAPFLIRVFFGKDFYNSIAVLRILAWVVPAMFLNSLYGSLLNGIGKEKTYTKIIGGTALLNVVLNYLLIGWMSYTGAALATVVTNWTAMVILSIDAVKSIC; encoded by the coding sequence ATGAGTTTAAAGAAGAGGCTCATGGTCAATGCAAGCTGGCTTTTAGCAGGTCAAACCCTACATAAAATGATCTCGTATCTGATAATCCTTCTAATCAGTAGGACACTAGGGGACGTGGGTCTCGGCCAGTACTCCTTTGTTATCTCCTTTACTGGGTTTGTATCCTATCTCTCGGATTTTGGTATTAATTATTATATAATGCGTGAACTGGCGAGGGACAAAAGCAAGAAGAGCCTCGTGTCCTATGCACTGGGCTTTAAGTTGGTTCTAGCGGTTCTTGACTGGTTCCTGATAGTCTTTCTTGCTTTTAATCTAAATAAAGATCCTGTAGTTAAGACCTCGATAATCCTGTACGGTTTGGGTGCGGTTCTGAACACCATAGGCCTGCTATTTACAAGTGCAATATTTGCCCACGAAGTTACCAAATATGAGACTTACTCTCTGGTCACAGAGAGGACAATGACGTTTCTCCTTGGCGGGGCAGTTCTTTTGATTACAAAGAGCCTCTTTGCTTTCTTTGTTGTTCTTACAGTGGATCTATTTTTGTTGAACTTTCTTAGGATATACTTTGGCTCCAGATACGTGTCGCCTAAGCCCCAGTTTGATCTTGGGAAGTGGAGAGAAATACTGAGCAAGTCACATGTTTTCTGGTTTATTTACCTATTTTCATTCATTTATTTCAACACGGATATTATAATGCTTGGTCTTATGAAGCCCGATGAAGTCGTTGGATGGTATAAAGCGGGATATTTCTTTATTCAGGCAGCGATGTTGGTTCCATGGGTTGTTGTTAATACAACAATGCCGTCAATATCAAGACTCTGGGTGGAGGATAAAAGTACCTTGAGAGTATTATTTAAGAGGGCATTCCAACTGTTGCTTGCAGTAGGGGTTGCGGGTGCTCTTGGGATTTATGTGAGTGCACCATTTTTGATTAGGGTATTCTTTGGTAAGGATTTCTATAACTCAATCGCCGTTTTAAGGATACTGGCGTGGGTTGTCCCTGCTATGTTTCTAAACTCACTATACGGATCCCTGCTGAACGGTATTGGGAAGGAGAAAACTTACACCAAGATTATCGGGGGCACTGCGCTGCTCAACGTAGTTTTGAACTACCTTCTGATAGGGTGGATGTCGTATACTGGGGCGGCCCTTGCTACGGTAGTAACTAATTGGACAGCAATGGTTATACTATCAATAGATGCCGTAAAGAGTATATGTTAA
- a CDS encoding glycosyltransferase family 4 protein has protein sequence MKVLMMGPLDKAGGVATHTRELTNALDKVGISVEVYSWNAKRGSPKIISYLVKFHKKTLGVAIKLIKDSKNFDIVHIQSSGPIGGFLPALIAASLKRVLGFKLVVTFHYSNTPSFVKRYGSLLRFVIKNSNRFIVVSSKQKKAILDIAKEFKKRIVVIPNGYNPRRIYEIPKDNARKKLGLNHNDKVIVNVALLLEKKGQKYLIDAMNILVNSYKQEDIKCFIIGEGPLKSELQKRINDYQLQNHVKLLGFVPDEELVLWLNAANLFVLSSLTESFGVVVLEALAVSTPVVATVNGGSEEIITSEDYGLLCPSRDPKCLAEKILIALNKEWNREKIRNYVENFTWENIAKKTSEVYLECINEEL, from the coding sequence ATGAAAGTTCTCATGATGGGACCATTAGATAAGGCAGGAGGCGTTGCAACTCATACTAGAGAACTCACGAATGCCCTCGATAAAGTTGGGATTAGTGTGGAAGTGTACAGCTGGAACGCCAAGCGAGGAAGTCCTAAGATCATATCTTACCTAGTTAAATTCCATAAGAAGACTCTTGGTGTTGCAATCAAGTTGATAAAAGATTCTAAGAATTTTGATATTGTTCATATACAGTCATCTGGTCCCATAGGAGGATTTTTACCTGCCTTGATAGCTGCTTCACTCAAGAGAGTATTAGGTTTCAAGTTAGTAGTAACATTTCACTACTCGAACACTCCCTCTTTCGTTAAAAGGTATGGCTCGCTTCTACGCTTTGTGATTAAGAATTCTAATAGATTTATTGTGGTTTCATCAAAACAAAAAAAGGCTATTCTAGACATTGCTAAAGAATTCAAAAAAAGAATCGTCGTAATCCCCAACGGATATAACCCCAGAAGGATATATGAGATACCAAAAGACAATGCGCGTAAAAAGCTCGGGCTAAATCATAATGACAAAGTTATAGTTAATGTAGCCCTGCTTTTGGAAAAGAAGGGTCAAAAGTATTTAATTGACGCTATGAACATATTGGTTAACTCATACAAACAAGAGGATATTAAATGCTTTATAATTGGAGAAGGTCCACTCAAATCTGAACTCCAAAAGCGGATAAATGATTATCAGCTTCAGAATCATGTTAAGCTTCTTGGCTTTGTTCCTGATGAAGAACTAGTCTTGTGGCTAAATGCCGCTAATCTATTTGTATTGTCGAGTTTAACTGAGAGTTTTGGAGTAGTAGTCCTTGAAGCTTTAGCTGTTAGTACTCCTGTAGTGGCTACTGTAAATGGTGGTAGTGAAGAGATAATAACCTCAGAAGACTACGGTCTACTCTGCCCATCAAGAGATCCCAAGTGCTTGGCCGAAAAAATTTTAATCGCCCTTAACAAGGAGTGGAACAGAGAGAAGATAAGAAATTACGTGGAGAACTTCACATGGGAAAACATTGCAAAAAAAACTAGTGAGGTGTACCTCGAATGCATAAACGAAGAATTATAA
- the wecB gene encoding non-hydrolyzing UDP-N-acetylglucosamine 2-epimerase: protein MKVATIVGARPQFIKMAPVSRELRKHFDEIVIHTGQHYDYEMNKIFFEQLNIPEPDYYLGVGSGSHGYQTGGMLQGIEEVLIKERPDLVLVYGDTNSTLAGALASVKLHIRIAHVEAGLRSFDKRMPEEINRVLTDHISDYLFAPTETAVKNLHKEGIKDGVYLTGDVMYDALLYNIKIAREKSRILDELGLRSKEYMLATVHRAENTDNQKNLESIIDAFIESNELIVFPAHPRTRKYLKTYGLMEKIEKATNILLIPPVGYLDMLVIEENARKILTDSGGVQKEAYFLKVPCITLRERTEWVETVEDGWNILVGANKSEIRRAIKEFEPSGETYSYKFGDGKASMKIARILSEQLDR from the coding sequence ATGAAAGTGGCCACAATCGTTGGTGCTCGTCCGCAGTTCATCAAAATGGCACCGGTTTCGAGAGAGTTAAGGAAACACTTTGACGAGATTGTGATTCATACTGGCCAGCATTATGATTATGAGATGAACAAAATCTTCTTTGAACAGCTGAACATTCCAGAGCCAGACTATTATCTTGGCGTCGGCTCTGGAAGCCATGGCTACCAAACAGGGGGGATGCTACAGGGAATCGAAGAAGTTCTAATTAAAGAGAGACCAGACCTAGTGTTAGTTTATGGGGACACAAACTCGACTCTCGCAGGTGCCTTGGCCTCTGTGAAGCTCCACATTAGAATTGCCCATGTTGAAGCTGGCTTAAGAAGCTTTGATAAAAGGATGCCCGAGGAGATCAATAGAGTTTTGACTGATCACATTAGTGATTACCTATTTGCCCCAACGGAAACCGCCGTAAAGAACCTTCACAAGGAGGGAATTAAAGACGGAGTTTATCTAACTGGAGACGTAATGTATGATGCTCTGCTCTACAACATAAAAATCGCAAGGGAAAAATCGAGAATTCTCGATGAATTGGGGCTAAGATCCAAGGAATACATGCTAGCTACAGTTCACAGGGCAGAGAACACCGACAATCAGAAGAACCTAGAGAGTATCATTGACGCGTTTATTGAGAGCAACGAATTAATAGTTTTCCCAGCCCATCCACGGACTCGGAAGTACCTGAAAACTTACGGGCTGATGGAAAAAATTGAAAAAGCCACAAATATCCTTCTAATCCCTCCAGTTGGTTACTTAGATATGCTCGTCATAGAAGAAAACGCCAGAAAAATCCTGACGGACTCTGGTGGTGTTCAAAAAGAGGCTTACTTCCTCAAAGTACCATGCATCACGTTGAGAGAGAGAACTGAATGGGTTGAGACCGTAGAGGATGGATGGAACATTTTAGTGGGGGCCAACAAAAGCGAGATACGAAGAGCAATAAAAGAATTTGAACCAAGTGGGGAAACGTATAGTTACAAATTTGGAGACGGAAAGGCCAGCATGAAAATTGCCAGAATACTCTCAGAGCAACTTGACAGGTGA
- a CDS encoding DUF354 domain-containing protein — MKIFIDVGHPAHVHLYRNFIKILSKKDVEFLVTARNKDVTISLLQAYNIPFVPVGNPSKGQIEVFKEWILRDIKVYKIAREFDPTYLMGLLNPTIAHSAFLLRKSSIIFNDSEPEAIKFPIADWITTPFVNTVIVPESIRHSYGAKEVRVSSYKELAYLHPNHFKPDFKILSNAGISRGEEFVLIRFVAWKAYHDISEGGFSLEQKLKLVKELSQYATVFVSSELPLPKELEKYRLPIPPQHIHHFLYYASLLVCDSQTMTTEAGVLGTPAIRSNSFVGSRDMGNFIELEREYGLIYNIREPEKVIKKALELIGQPNLKKIWEKKRKKLLNDKIDLTSFMVWFVENYPDSLKEFKENPEIQYRFR, encoded by the coding sequence ATGAAAATATTCATTGACGTTGGGCATCCTGCACATGTTCACCTCTACAGAAATTTCATTAAAATACTCTCCAAGAAAGATGTCGAATTCCTCGTGACTGCAAGGAATAAGGATGTAACAATATCCCTACTTCAGGCGTACAACATCCCTTTTGTCCCAGTTGGAAATCCCAGCAAAGGCCAAATTGAAGTTTTCAAGGAATGGATTCTAAGAGATATCAAAGTCTACAAAATAGCGAGAGAATTTGATCCTACATATCTGATGGGATTGTTAAATCCTACGATAGCACATTCAGCGTTTCTCTTAAGAAAATCCTCAATAATCTTTAACGACTCTGAACCCGAGGCGATTAAGTTCCCAATCGCAGATTGGATAACAACACCCTTTGTAAACACTGTGATAGTTCCCGAGTCGATTAGACACTCCTATGGGGCCAAAGAGGTAAGAGTTTCCAGCTACAAAGAGTTAGCATACCTGCATCCAAACCATTTTAAGCCAGATTTTAAGATTCTATCTAACGCTGGGATTTCCAGGGGTGAGGAGTTCGTATTAATTCGTTTTGTTGCTTGGAAGGCTTATCATGATATCAGTGAAGGGGGATTTTCGCTGGAACAGAAACTCAAACTCGTTAAAGAACTAAGCCAATACGCCACGGTGTTTGTTTCATCAGAGTTACCTTTACCCAAGGAGCTAGAAAAATACCGGCTCCCGATACCCCCTCAGCACATACATCACTTTCTGTATTATGCAAGCCTCTTAGTCTGCGACTCTCAGACTATGACTACCGAAGCAGGGGTACTCGGGACACCAGCAATAAGAAGCAACTCATTTGTTGGATCCAGAGACATGGGAAACTTCATAGAGCTTGAAAGGGAATATGGGCTTATCTACAACATCCGTGAGCCTGAAAAAGTTATCAAAAAGGCTCTGGAGCTAATCGGACAACCAAATCTCAAAAAAATCTGGGAAAAGAAGAGGAAGAAGTTACTAAATGATAAGATTGATTTAACCTCGTTTATGGTCTGGTTCGTAGAGAATTATCCAGATAGCCTCAAAGAATTCAAAGAAAACCCCGAGATACAATACCGCTTTAGGTGA